The sequence GCCATGCTGGCCGGCCGCCTGGGGTTGCCCCGGCAGAAGGTCAACTACCACCTGAAGGAGCTGGAGCGTCACGGGCTGGTCGAGCTCGCCGAGGAGCGGCGCAAGGGCAACGTCACCGAGCGCGTCTACCGCGCGACGGCCGCCTCCTACGTCATCTCCCCGAACGTGCTGGCCGCCCTGAGCCCGGACCCGTCCCGCTCCCCCGACCAGCTCTCCGCCCGATGGCTGCTGGCCCTGGGGTCACGACTGGTGCAGGAGGTCGGGTCGCTGCTGACCGGCGCCACGCGGGCCGGGCGGCGGGTCGCCACCTTCGGCATCGACGCGGAGGTGCGGTTCGCCTCCGCGGCCGACCGGGCGGCCTTCGCCGAGGAGCTGGCCCAGGCCGTGGCCGCCCTCGTCGGCCGCTACCACGACGAGGGCGCCCCGCAGGGCCGCACCCACCGGGTGGTCGTGGGGCTGCACCAGATCCCCGCCAAGGCCGCCGGCCCCGGGCACACACAGGCAACCGATCCCGAAGCGGAACAGGAGAACTGACGATGACGCACCCGTTCGAGATCGGGCTGGAGACGACGCTGCCGGCGAGTCCGGAGCAGGTCTGGGAGGCGATCGCCACCGGACCGGGGATCGACTCCTGGTTCATGGGCCGCAACGAGGTGGAGGGACACGAGGGCGGCATCGCCGCCATGGAGACCGGCGGCCACCGCGAGGAGGCACTGATCACCGCCTACGAGCCCGGCAAGCGTCTCGCCACCCGCACGGCCACCGCCGAGGACGGCCGGTTCATGGCCTTCGAGTACCTCATCGAGGGTCGCGACGGCGGCAGCACCGTCCTCCGCGTCGTCCACAGCGGCATGCTGGGCGACGACTGGCAGGACGAGTACGACGCGCTGCGCCGCGGCTGGCCCTTCCACCTCCACACGCTGCAGCAGTACCTGGCCCACTTCCCCGGACGCACCGCCGTCCCGGTCTTCGCCGCGCTGCCGACGGGCGACCGGTCGGCGCAGGACGCCCGGACGGCGCTCGCCCGCGGGCTGTCGCTCCCCGCCCCGGTGAGCGTCGGCGCGCGGGTGCACGCCGAGCCGGCGGGCCTGCCGGCGCTGGACGGCGAGGTGGTGTGGGCTGACGACGAGCGCTTCGCGGTCCGCACCGCCGACGGGCTCTACACCTTCCACCACGGCCCCGGCATCGCGCTGATGTTCCACCACCTCTTCGGGGCAGACACGGCAGGAGCCGAGGACGCCTGGCAGCAGTGGCTGACCGGACTCCTCGGCTGACCACCCCTCCCCGCACCCACTGACCCT comes from Streptomyces sp. TLI_235 and encodes:
- a CDS encoding putative ArsR family transcriptional regulator, which encodes MLDVAVIEDPAAAEASLDPIRAGILAALAEPGSAAMLAGRLGLPRQKVNYHLKELERHGLVELAEERRKGNVTERVYRATAASYVISPNVLAALSPDPSRSPDQLSARWLLALGSRLVQEVGSLLTGATRAGRRVATFGIDAEVRFASAADRAAFAEELAQAVAALVGRYHDEGAPQGRTHRVVVGLHQIPAKAAGPGHTQATDPEAEQEN